A genomic stretch from Sceloporus undulatus isolate JIND9_A2432 ecotype Alabama chromosome 5, SceUnd_v1.1, whole genome shotgun sequence includes:
- the CDPF1 gene encoding cysteine-rich DPF motif domain-containing protein 1, translating into MEFNKEPQPQGTFECELCGLTAPYSYYGQKPPNAYSAALLEECYVMKDPFTSDKDKFLILGSQCSLCHKCVCVGTDCSLFYSKRFCLPCVNLHIQEFPLEIKQDLEKKTNCKSQPSNKRDSRDSKNP; encoded by the exons ATGGAGTTCAACAAAGAGCCTCAGCCTCAAGGTACTTTTGAATGTGAATTGTGTGGATTAACTGCCCCATATAGCTACTATGGGCAGAAACCGCCAAATGCCTACTCAGCTGC CCTCCTGGAAGAATGCTATGTCATGAAGGATCCATTCACCTCTGACAAGGACAAATTCCTCATTCTTGGATCGCAGTGTAGTTTGTgtcacaagtgtgtgtgtgttggcaca gACTGCAGCCTTTTCTATTCAAAGAGATTCTGCCTCCCTTGTGTTAACTTACACATACAGGAGTTTCCTTTAGAAATAAAGCAAgatttggaaaagaaaaccaattgcaaatcccagcCTTCAAATAAAAGAGATTCCAGGGACTCAAAAAACCCGTAG